GCATCCGGACGATGTCCGAACCCTCCACCGGCCGCACGTTGGTGATGCCGAAACGGTCCGGCTCCTTCGCGACGATGGCGCCCGGGGTCAGCATGAAGTCGCCGAGCCCGCCGAGGGTCCAGAGGTCCGGGTTGTCACGCAGGAAGTTGACGCTGTCCAGCGCCTCTTCCCGGGTCTCGGTGGGAAAACCGGTGAAGCCCATCATCTGCACGCCGATGTTGGCCTTCGTCATCGCCGTCATGGTGCGTCGTGCCTGTTCCGGCTTCGTGCCCTTGTCGATCAGGTCGAGGATGCGCTGGTTACCGGACTCGAAGCCGACCGAGATGGCCACGCAGCCGCTACGCCTCAGCAGCTCGCAGCGCTCGTCCGACCAGTACTTCTCCAGCCGGATCTCGGCGCCCCAACGGAAGTCCAGCCCTCGCTCGACGACGCGCTCGGCGAAGCGCAGGATGGTCGCGGGAGCGAGCACGTCGACGGAGAAGTAGATGAACTTGGCGAACTTCGACAGCTCGGTGACGTCCGCGACCATGGTGTCCACCGTGTCCTGCCGCCACGGGCTGGTGGGACCGTCGGTGTTCAGGCCGTAGTCGCAGAACGTGCACTTGTTCCAGTAGCAGCCTCGGGTCGGCGAGTAGTAGACGAACCGCTCCGGGCTGAGGTAGAGGTCCCAGGGCAGGCCGGAGAAGTCCGGCACCGGCACCTGCGCCAGGCGCTCGTAGCGCAGGGGCAGCTGACGCTGGCGGCCGTACCTGGGGTGCAGTCGGACGTTGGGGTGCCCGGCCGGCAGCGTGCCGGTCTGCACCGCGTCCAGGATCTCCGTGTACGCGCTCTCCCCCTCACCGACCACGATGGCGTCGAAGTCGGCCAGCACCTGGAAGACGTACTCGGGTTTGCTGGCGCACTTCCAGACGTCAGAGATTTCCGTACCACCCGCGATGAGGAAGACGTCCGGGCACGCCTTGCGGACGAGTCGGGCGATCCAGAGCGCGAACGGCAGCTGCCACTGGTAGGTGGCGCTGATGCCGATCACCTGGTGCCCTCCGGCGGCCAGCCGTGGGATCAACACGTCCTCGTAGTAGGGCAGGAAGGGCCGGTTGAGCCGCGCGAGCAGCGCCTCGTCGGTCAGCGCGGCCACCGAACCGATCGAGATCATCGGCGGCGGGTGCAGCCGGAAGCCGGCGTGGAACTGCCCGGGGAAACCGACCGTGCCGAGCGCGTCCATCCAGGAGATCACGCCCTCGACGGCATCCTGGTAGTGCCGGTAGTCGTAGAACAGGGTCGGGTCCTGGAGCACCCCGATCGACCGGCGCAGCCGCTCCGGATCAGGGTCGGGCAGGCCGAGCTGATTCGCCCGGGCCATCAGCGCGTCCGGGCCGCTGAGATCGGCGATCGAGAGCCGGGACAGCTCCCGCTGCAGCCACTCGTACGCCGACGGGGTGTACGAATGGTGGAACGCCTCGATGTTCGCGTCGATGATCTCGGCCGGCCGGTGCCCCTGTGCCCGAGCGTACGAATCGAGGTAGTTCAGGGAGTGGTATCCCGAGGTGGGATCGGTCAGCGGGGGGTAGATCAGTGCCGCCTTCACGGTGCCGCTCATCGACTCCTCCTCAGCCGACCCGGGCCGGTGAACCGGCCAGGGTGTCCTCGTGTGCGCTCGTGGCCACCGCAGGCAAGTGCGGGGTACCGAACGCCTTGACGTACGCGACCAGCGGTTCGGCGGCGTACCGGAACGACGCCAGGTCGACGAACCCCCGGTCCCACGCCGCCGCCTCCAGCCCGTCGACGGCACAACCCCACAGCCTCGCGAAGCACGTGTCGACGACCTCGGTGCGGAAGTGCAGCCGACCACCCGGGCGGCGGCGCCCCGTCGTACGCGGAACGAGCGTCTCGTTCAGCGACGCGGCGGTCGCCGCGACCTGCCGCGCCGCGGTGAGCAACGCGGGGGTACGCAGGGGCGCCGCGACCATCCACAGCGACAGGCTGCGGTGTGGCGTGGTGCCGAACGCCCGCACCAGCACCCGCAGCACCGCCTCGCGGTCGTCGAGTCCCCGTTCCCGGTCGGTCAGCCAGTCCCACCCGGTCGGTGGCGCCGTCGTCAGCCCTCGCCGGCCGGCGACCTCGCGGGCGCGCTCCTCGACCATCGGGGCGGCGATGTCGACCTCCGCCAGCCCGGCCAGTACCCCCCGCCGGTGCCAGGCCGCCGACTCGGGGTGCAGCAGCATCAGCACTGCGGCGGCCTCCCGGTCGCTGACCCAGTGCCCGCCGACCGACTCTCCGGCGAACCGCGACCGCCAGCTGTCGAGGAATCGGGTGTGCAGGTTGTCGATCGGCTGATCGTCGGCGTGCGCCGGACACAGCTCGGGATCGTTGTCCGCCGCCATCGACAGCAGCATCCGCGCGTCGGCGCCCTTGGCGTCGCAGGGGTCCTGCCGGTGCCACGTCAGGAACCGGTCCACCACCCCCGCCGCCTCGGGTGGCGCGCTGCGCTCCAGCGCCCGGTAGGACCGCCGCCGGAAGGGCAGCTCCTGGCCGATGTCCAGCAGCAGCACCGCCTCGGCGTCGCTGAGCACGCCGGCCGCGACGGCACGCCGCAGCGCGACCCGGATGTTCACCAGAGGCACGCTCAGGGCACGGTGGCCTTCCTCGGCGGGCCCGTGCACGACCGCCACCTCGTCGTCGCCCGTGACGATCCCGTCGCGGTAAAGCTGGAACACCTCGCCCACACCACGCATCCCGAACGGCCACAGCTCGGCGGCGCGCAGCGCGCCCATGCTCGCGGCGCCGGCCACGGTCACGCCACGGTCGAGCAGGTCGAGGATCTCCCGGTGGCGGACCGGCGGGTGTTGCAGGAAGAACCCGTCGATGACGAGGACCCGGTCGCCGGGTGCGACGTCCAGGCGGAGCAGGTCGCCGTGCGCGACGGGCGGCAGCACCACCGCGTCGGGCAGCAGCCGGACGACCTCGTCGGCCGGCAGGCTCGGACCGATGAAGACGACGTCAGTCACGGGGCACTCCCGGTCGGGTACTCAGGGCCCGCTCGTCGAACATCCGCAGGCCGGGGGCGAACACCTTGCTCACCGGGATGCCGATGTCGTCATGCGTCAGGTCGACGCTGAACGGCTCGACGCCGGTGACGCGCTGCACCCGCGACGCCAGCTCGCGCAGCACCTGGGTCACGTTCCCCACCGGTGGGGAATCCCGGCGGACCGGCCGGACGGGTCGATCGACGGTGGGCGGTGGCACCGGCGGCGCGCCGACATCGTGGTACGCGGTGGCGTCGATGTCGTCCCGGGCTCCGGAGACCATGACCAGCCGCGACTGCGCCGCCTCCGACATGGCCCGGCCGACGGCGATCTCCGGGTCCACGTGGCAGCCGAAGCCGCCGAAGGTGACCGGGAGGTCCTCCGACCAGATCGAGGCGGCGTAGCAGGGCACGCCGACCGCGTTGGTGATGTCGCAGACCTCCACCCAGCAACCGGCGCGCAGCAGCGCCTCGTGCACCGTGCGGGTCATCGCGTTGGTGGCGGTGCCCGGGTCGGCGTAGGTGCGCTCGGCCAACGGTGAGGTGCAGTACGGGGCGATGCAGTCGCGCTCGACGACCTCCAGCAGGGCGTGCAGGCTGGCCTCGGCGAAGGTGTTCCCGGTCGCCAGCCCGTTGCTGCTGGGGGTGAACAGGGCGCGGTCCCAGCCACGCCGGACGGTGAAGTCGAGCTCGATGGTGGCGCGGGGCACCAGGCAACGCGTACCGGTCACCAGCCCACGGCCGGCCACCCAGTCGAGCTCGACGGCGGGGGTCAGGGGTGATCGTTCCGCCAGGTGCAGCCACCGGACGTCGTACGGCAGGTCGAGCGCCTCCGCCGGGGACCGGACGACGGTCCCCGGCCGGAGGTTCTCGGCATGCCAGGACTCGATGCTCTCCATGACCGCGCTGACCCGGGCCTGCGTCGCGGTGGCGCCGGTGCCGACGCTCACCGCCATGGTGGCTCCGACCGGCCGGTAGGCGACGTGCACCGGCAGCCCGATCTCGTCGAGCCGGGTGATGTCGGCGACCCGGGTGATCCGGAACCGGTCGAGCATGCCACCGACCCGCTCCCAGGTCTGCTCCACGGTGGCCGTCCGGTAGGTGCCGGATCGGAACGCGATGGTCTCGGTCGTGTCAGTCATCGAGGCTCCCGGCGTGGGGTGGGGAACTCAGAGGATGAGGACGGCGATGATGTTGACGTTGTTGTCGGCGATCGGGGCCACGCCACCGGCGACCGTCTCCAGCTCGGCCTCGGTCAGCTCGTTGAGGTCGACCAGCGGCACCTCGGGCACGTGCAGCACGTGCAGGCCGGGCGTGCCGGCCCAGTCGGCGACGACCTGGTCCTTGGTGTAGAGCGTGGCGGGCTGGGCGCGGTCGACCTCGACCCGGGCGCCGGGGGCGACCGGCAGGCCGGCAGCCGTCGCGTAACCGGTCGGGTCGGCGAGCAGGCGCTGCAGTTCCTCGTCACTGCGCCATACCGCGGTGACCAGTTCCGAGTACTTGGTCACGAACCTCGCGCCATATTCCTGTTCGTCGTTGCTCATCGTTCGGTCCTTTCCTCGGGGGTCACTGCAAGACGGGGTGATCGCTGTGGCGAGAACGCTACGAAGATCGAGGTTCGACATTCAATGATTTCGTCTGAGTGCCATCAGAATCTGCCGCGCCGACCGGTGGGCGGCAGACTTCGGTGTCAGGTGCAGCAGCAGGGGCAGCAGCAGGCGCAGCTGGGATCCAGGCCGGCGACGACGCTGTCCAGCTCGTCCTCGGCCAGCTCCGCCTGAGCCACCGGCAACAGCGACGGCACGAAGAGCACGAAGGTGCCGGTGGTCCCCGCCTGCTGCCAGGACTCGACCTGCACCTCAAGGTCCGGATCGGTGTCGGCGACGTCCCGCACCACCCGGACCTGCACATCCTCCGACAGGTGAAGCCCGTAGCCGGCGAGGAACCCGCGTGGGTCCCGGTCGAGCGCCTGCTCCTTGACCGGGTCGGCCCAGACGTCGGCGACCAGCCGGCTGTACGCGGCCACGAAGACCGCTCGATCGACAGGTGTCACACCCTGCTCCCTTCGATGGTCGACCGCCGGTGGCGGCGACGGGCAGCACGGGGGGTTCCGGGCCGCCGGTTTCGCTTCATCGTGGGTCACCGGTGGATCTGGCCCGTCCAGAGAGCGGGAATTTCATCGAATGTGGCCGCGAAAAGGTCGCGCTGCGGCGAAAGCCGGGTAATTGGGAATCAGCGACTTGCGGCGGATGGCGATCCTAATGATTGTCACCACTGTGGACAAGTAGTAATTCCTCGCCTGTCACCCGCCCGGTGCGCACACCTACGCTGCGATCGGCGGACCGCACAGCGCGACAGCGGTTCGACGGGGTTGCCGTGTTCCGTCACCGAGTGCTGCCGGAGGCCACCGTGACCATCGACGAGGCGACGACGACGCCCGGCGGCCCGGGCGGGTACAGCGTGGAGGAACTCGCCCGCAAGGTGGGCATGTCGCCCCGCAACATCCGTGCCCACCAGGCCCGGCGACTGCTTCCCCCGCCAGTGCGGCGTGGTCGGGCGGCGCTCTACGACGACTCCCACGTCCGCCGGCTGGATGCGATCCTCGCCCTGCAACGACAGGGCTTCAACCTGGTGTCCATCGAGGCGATGCTCGGGGTCCGGGCCAGTGACGAGGCGCCCGACGGGTTGACCGCGATGCTGCAACGTCTGACCGCCGACCGTCCCGCGCTGGCCCACGCGCTGACCCGGCACGGCGTGATCGGCCGGACCACCGACGGCATCGTCCGCACCGTCCGGCCACGCCCGCTGCGCGCCGCCCTGGACCTGCATCGCGTACGGGTGGGCACGGTGCCGGCACTGCAGACTCTCAGCGAGGTGCTGGACAGCCTCCGTCCGGTGGCCGACGAGCTGGTCGCCGCCGTCACCGCCCGGCTGCTGGCCCTCGCTCCGGAGCTGGTACGCGGCGGCGCCCGGTCGTCCTGGGCCGATCTCGACCGGGAGACCCTGCTGCTGACCCAGGGTGTGGTCAACGTGCTCACCGAGGCGTTCCGGCTCGCCGTGGAGAACCAGTCGGAGGCGCACGTCGCCGAACTGTTGGAGAACCACCTCGACGCGGACGTGTGCCTGGAGGACAGCACGGACATCGACAACGGCTGAAAGACCGTCAGCTCGTCGCGGGCTGCCCGTCCGCCTGCGGACTCTCCGCCACGGTGTCGGACCGTTCTGGTTCGGTGAGCAGTTGCCGCCGCGCCAACCGGTGGAACAGCCCGTCAGGGAGGTCCATCAACTCGTCGAAGCTGCCCCGCTGGACGATCCGCCCCGCTTCGAGGACCACGATGGTGTCCGCCGCCCGGACCGTGGACAACCGGTGGGCGATGACCACCCGGGTCGCGGCCAGGGCGGCGGTGCTCCGACTGACCACCTCCTGGGTCCGGTTGTCCAGGGCGCTCGTCGCCTCGTCGAGGAAGATGATCCGGGGCAGCGGGGCCAGCGCGCGGGCGATCAGCACCCTCTGCCGCTGCCCGACGGAGAGCGTCCCGCCGCCGAACGGCACCATCGTGCTCATGCCCATCGGCAGGGCCTCCAGGTCGTCGGCGAGGCCGGCCATCCGCGCCGCCTCCCACACCTGGTCGAGCGGGAAGCTGCCGGCGCCGCAGATGTTGTCCCGTACCGAGCCGGCGAAGAGCTGGCCATCCTGCAGGACCACGCCGCACTGCCGGCGGACCGCGTGCACGTCGAGTTCGGAGAGATCCTGGCCGTCGTAGAGCACCGCACCCTGCTGTTGGCGCTCGAAGCCGAGCAGCAACCGCAGCAGTGTGGACTTCCCGCAGCCACTCGGCCCGACGATGGCGACGAACTCACCCGGGCGGACGTGCAGGTCGATGTCGACGAGCACCGGCGGCTCGTCCGGCTGGTAGGCGAAGGTGAGCCGGTGCAGCGCGATCTCGCCCCGCAACTCCCCCGGGTCCACCCGGTCCGGGCGCGCCTCCGGGTCGGCGCGCAGGATCTCCCGCAGGCTGCCCAAACGTGGCACTGCCGCGATCACCTCGACCCCGGCCGACACCAGCACCAGCAGCCCGCCGAGCAGCATCGCGAAACCGACGTTGAGAATGAAGAAGTCAGCCGGCGCGACCCGGCCGGCGAGCGGCCCCATCAGTACGGCGAAAAGGACCAACTGACCGGCGACCGGCAGCACGGTGCCGAAGGCGACCAGGCCCGCCTGACTCTGCCGGACCCGTTGCAGCGCCGCCCGGGCCGTCGCGGCGACCTCCGACCAACGTGCGTGGGCACGGGTTTCGGCGGCCGCCAGTTTGATTTTGACGATGCCGCCGAGGAGTTGGTTGGTCATCGCCGCCGCCCGGTGCTCGGCCGGCAACGCGGACCGTTGCTGACGGACGATCAGCACGGCGAACGCGCCGAACGTCAGCATCGTGACGGCGACGATCCCCGCCGCCCACAGCCCGAGCACGGGCTCGACCACCAGGAGCATGCCGAGGGTCACCGCGACGATCGCGGCCGCCGAGACGAGCTGCGGCAGCAGCGCGCTCAGCGCCTCACCCACGAACGAGATCCCCAACATCGAGTTGGCGATCTCACCGCTGCTGCGACCAGCGAAGAACCGGGCCGGTAGCCGCATGAGCCGGTCCCAGATCGCCAGCTGCGCGCCGGACTGCATCCGGCCGTCCAACCGCAGCAGACGCAGGTTCTGCACCACCCCCACCAGCCCCGCGACCACCGCGGCACTCAGCATCAGCGCGAGGAAGCCGCCGAGGCCGTTCACCTCGCCCTGCCGGGCCAGCTGGCCGAGCACCTCACCGGTGGCCAGCGGCACGCCCAGGCCCAGCAGTGCCACGCAGGTGGCGGCGAACAGCAGGCCCCGCACGTCCCGGGACGCACCGACCAGCCCGGCGCGCAGCAGGTGGCGCATCCGAGCGGTCGGCGGCAGCGGCGCCTGCACCTCGGTCGCCTCGGCGGCGAACGTAGCGGCCACCGCCGCGTCGATCGGCCCGTACACCCGGGTGTCCGGGTCGACGTGGTGGTAGCGGCCCCGGCGAAACAGCAGCGGCACCGCGACGGCGCGCTCCGGGTCGGCGCCGGCCCGCCACCCCACCAGTGGCCCCAGGTCCCGCCGCCACCACCGGTCCGGCAGCCGCACCTCACGCAGGAACAGGCTGGACGCGCGGGTCACCGCGTGCACCGCCGCCCGGTCGTCCAGTGGCGCGCGACTGCGGTCGGCCGGCTCGTTGATCGGGCTGCCCATCCCCTCGGTGACCACCCGGACCACCGAGGCCGCCCGCCCGTACCTGTCGAAGCCGGCCTCGTCGTCCGGAACCGGAGCCGCACCGCCCGCGCCGATCACCCCGATCGACCGGCGGGCCGCCGCGGCGAGCACCGCCGCGTCGGTCTCCCGGCGCCGTTGCACGGCGCTCAGCAACGCCGCGTCGGCCTCCTCGATCCGGGTCTCCACCATCCGCAGCAGCCGGGCCACGTGCTGGTCGACGGCCGATCGCAGTTGACCGTTGACCAGCAGGTCCCAGCTGCCGTGGCTCTCCACAGCGCACGGCGACTCGGCCACCACCCAGTCCCGCTCGGCGACCAGCAGCAGCTCCCGCTCCCCGGACATCTCCGCCGGGCCACCGTCGTTGCGTCGCAGTTGTCCACCGGCGCTGCGCAGCCACCACGCGCCGCCGGTCGAGGTGAGGGCACTCCCCTGCGCCAGCGAGATGATCTCGCG
This portion of the Micromonospora zamorensis genome encodes:
- a CDS encoding B12-binding domain-containing radical SAM protein translates to MSGTVKAALIYPPLTDPTSGYHSLNYLDSYARAQGHRPAEIIDANIEAFHHSYTPSAYEWLQRELSRLSIADLSGPDALMARANQLGLPDPDPERLRRSIGVLQDPTLFYDYRHYQDAVEGVISWMDALGTVGFPGQFHAGFRLHPPPMISIGSVAALTDEALLARLNRPFLPYYEDVLIPRLAAGGHQVIGISATYQWQLPFALWIARLVRKACPDVFLIAGGTEISDVWKCASKPEYVFQVLADFDAIVVGEGESAYTEILDAVQTGTLPAGHPNVRLHPRYGRQRQLPLRYERLAQVPVPDFSGLPWDLYLSPERFVYYSPTRGCYWNKCTFCDYGLNTDGPTSPWRQDTVDTMVADVTELSKFAKFIYFSVDVLAPATILRFAERVVERGLDFRWGAEIRLEKYWSDERCELLRRSGCVAISVGFESGNQRILDLIDKGTKPEQARRTMTAMTKANIGVQMMGFTGFPTETREEALDSVNFLRDNPDLWTLGGLGDFMLTPGAIVAKEPDRFGITNVRPVEGSDIVRMLKYDEPVTETAQAEVAQAKAGLNPGHYHRPWLGSTDTPHTFFYHDRYGTAVRGVLAHDRVRHDADDQTEFLANGSFVDRDDEQVWEAYRRIRSDEQEGVPGDLPADRHLFRRVDGQVFALNRSSRLFLDLFSAPLTLAEAQRRLWIVEPTVADRVWRTFIGQRLIRRHRLPAEPAR
- a CDS encoding TfuA-like protein yields the protein MTDVVFIGPSLPADEVVRLLPDAVVLPPVAHGDLLRLDVAPGDRVLVIDGFFLQHPPVRHREILDLLDRGVTVAGAASMGALRAAELWPFGMRGVGEVFQLYRDGIVTGDDEVAVVHGPAEEGHRALSVPLVNIRVALRRAVAAGVLSDAEAVLLLDIGQELPFRRRSYRALERSAPPEAAGVVDRFLTWHRQDPCDAKGADARMLLSMAADNDPELCPAHADDQPIDNLHTRFLDSWRSRFAGESVGGHWVSDREAAAVLMLLHPESAAWHRRGVLAGLAEVDIAAPMVEERAREVAGRRGLTTAPPTGWDWLTDRERGLDDREAVLRVLVRAFGTTPHRSLSLWMVAAPLRTPALLTAARQVAATAASLNETLVPRTTGRRRPGGRLHFRTEVVDTCFARLWGCAVDGLEAAAWDRGFVDLASFRYAAEPLVAYVKAFGTPHLPAVATSAHEDTLAGSPARVG
- a CDS encoding YcaO-like family protein, yielding MTDTTETIAFRSGTYRTATVEQTWERVGGMLDRFRITRVADITRLDEIGLPVHVAYRPVGATMAVSVGTGATATQARVSAVMESIESWHAENLRPGTVVRSPAEALDLPYDVRWLHLAERSPLTPAVELDWVAGRGLVTGTRCLVPRATIELDFTVRRGWDRALFTPSSNGLATGNTFAEASLHALLEVVERDCIAPYCTSPLAERTYADPGTATNAMTRTVHEALLRAGCWVEVCDITNAVGVPCYAASIWSEDLPVTFGGFGCHVDPEIAVGRAMSEAAQSRLVMVSGARDDIDATAYHDVGAPPVPPPTVDRPVRPVRRDSPPVGNVTQVLRELASRVQRVTGVEPFSVDLTHDDIGIPVSKVFAPGLRMFDERALSTRPGVPRD
- a CDS encoding class IIb bacteriocin, lactobin A/cerein 7B family produces the protein MSNDEQEYGARFVTKYSELVTAVWRSDEELQRLLADPTGYATAAGLPVAPGARVEVDRAQPATLYTKDQVVADWAGTPGLHVLHVPEVPLVDLNELTEAELETVAGGVAPIADNNVNIIAVLIL
- a CDS encoding MerR family transcriptional regulator, producing MFRHRVLPEATVTIDEATTTPGGPGGYSVEELARKVGMSPRNIRAHQARRLLPPPVRRGRAALYDDSHVRRLDAILALQRQGFNLVSIEAMLGVRASDEAPDGLTAMLQRLTADRPALAHALTRHGVIGRTTDGIVRTVRPRPLRAALDLHRVRVGTVPALQTLSEVLDSLRPVADELVAAVTARLLALAPELVRGGARSSWADLDRETLLLTQGVVNVLTEAFRLAVENQSEAHVAELLENHLDADVCLEDSTDIDNG
- a CDS encoding ATP-binding cassette domain-containing protein, producing the protein MSGAVEDPPAGGLIGFCSDGVRQICRLDGPAAGWLVTGGEADLFAVRRAGMSPSRRHHVARLPAGGLVPTSTAIGAWQLILVPLPGTELRGLSRRHLSLLERHVRLGRVADEGASLRARTAATELVAAVDLVLVTIADALRRGQAPREASTLCGREIISLAQGSALTSTGGAWWLRSAGGQLRRNDGGPAEMSGERELLLVAERDWVVAESPCAVESHGSWDLLVNGQLRSAVDQHVARLLRMVETRIEEADAALLSAVQRRRETDAAVLAAAARRSIGVIGAGGAAPVPDDEAGFDRYGRAASVVRVVTEGMGSPINEPADRSRAPLDDRAAVHAVTRASSLFLREVRLPDRWWRRDLGPLVGWRAGADPERAVAVPLLFRRGRYHHVDPDTRVYGPIDAAVAATFAAEATEVQAPLPPTARMRHLLRAGLVGASRDVRGLLFAATCVALLGLGVPLATGEVLGQLARQGEVNGLGGFLALMLSAAVVAGLVGVVQNLRLLRLDGRMQSGAQLAIWDRLMRLPARFFAGRSSGEIANSMLGISFVGEALSALLPQLVSAAAIVAVTLGMLLVVEPVLGLWAAGIVAVTMLTFGAFAVLIVRQQRSALPAEHRAAAMTNQLLGGIVKIKLAAAETRAHARWSEVAATARAALQRVRQSQAGLVAFGTVLPVAGQLVLFAVLMGPLAGRVAPADFFILNVGFAMLLGGLLVLVSAGVEVIAAVPRLGSLREILRADPEARPDRVDPGELRGEIALHRLTFAYQPDEPPVLVDIDLHVRPGEFVAIVGPSGCGKSTLLRLLLGFERQQQGAVLYDGQDLSELDVHAVRRQCGVVLQDGQLFAGSVRDNICGAGSFPLDQVWEAARMAGLADDLEALPMGMSTMVPFGGGTLSVGQRQRVLIARALAPLPRIIFLDEATSALDNRTQEVVSRSTAALAATRVVIAHRLSTVRAADTIVVLEAGRIVQRGSFDELMDLPDGLFHRLARRQLLTEPERSDTVAESPQADGQPATS